The following proteins are co-located in the Acinetobacter sp. NCu2D-2 genome:
- a CDS encoding GNAT family N-acetyltransferase yields the protein MQIQIRAEQVTDIEPITDLTQAAFADVEYSSHTEHLIVNALRVREKLTLSLVAVIDDQLVGHVAISPVRLSSGNAGWYGLGPISVQPELQGKGIGRALMHEVLQQLKALGAAGCVLLGDPNYYQKFGFKAYAQLSLADVPPEYFQAIIFTGTVPQAEVFYDEAFYVEAE from the coding sequence ATGCAGATTCAAATCCGAGCTGAACAAGTAACAGACATCGAACCGATTACTGACTTAACCCAAGCCGCATTTGCTGATGTGGAATACTCTAGCCATACCGAGCATCTGATTGTTAATGCACTTCGAGTACGAGAAAAATTAACGCTGTCTTTAGTCGCTGTGATCGATGATCAGCTTGTAGGGCATGTGGCAATTTCACCGGTACGATTGTCATCAGGTAACGCAGGTTGGTATGGTTTAGGCCCTATTTCAGTTCAGCCTGAATTACAAGGTAAGGGTATTGGTCGTGCATTAATGCATGAAGTCCTGCAACAACTCAAAGCCTTAGGTGCAGCAGGCTGTGTCTTGTTAGGGGATCCGAATTATTACCAAAAATTTGGTTTTAAGGCCTATGCGCAACTAAGTTTAGCCGATGTACCGCCTGAATATTTCCAAGCAATCATTTTTACCGGAACTGTGCCTCAGGCCGAAGTGTTTTATGATGAAGCTTTCTATGTGGAAGCCGAATAA
- a CDS encoding response regulator translates to MKHIMLVEDEVELAQLVRDYLEAAGFEVSMFHDGQEAYNSFTQRKPSLMILDLMVPRMDGLTICRKVREQSDLPIIMVTARTEEIDRVLGLNMGADDYVCKPFSPKELVARVQAVLRRLDRKAEPENNDLFRMDKSQQRIWYQQKALNLTPTEFRLLELFLEHVGQVYSRAQLLDHINPDSFDVADRVIDSHIKNLRRKISDAAETGNRHEWIQAVYGVGYRFEYPED, encoded by the coding sequence ATGAAACACATCATGCTGGTTGAAGATGAAGTTGAACTTGCACAGCTGGTGCGAGACTATTTAGAAGCTGCTGGTTTTGAAGTCAGTATGTTTCATGATGGTCAGGAAGCCTATAACAGCTTTACTCAACGTAAGCCAAGTCTAATGATTTTGGACTTAATGGTGCCACGTATGGATGGTTTGACCATTTGCCGTAAAGTACGTGAACAGTCAGACTTGCCGATTATTATGGTGACTGCACGTACTGAAGAAATTGACCGTGTGTTGGGCTTAAACATGGGCGCAGATGATTATGTTTGTAAGCCATTTAGTCCAAAAGAACTTGTTGCGCGTGTGCAAGCGGTGTTACGCCGTTTAGATCGTAAGGCTGAGCCTGAAAATAACGATTTATTCCGTATGGATAAATCTCAGCAACGTATTTGGTACCAACAAAAAGCCTTGAACTTAACCCCAACAGAATTCCGTTTATTAGAATTATTCTTGGAACATGTCGGTCAAGTCTATTCACGTGCGCAATTGCTTGATCATATTAACCCTGACAGCTTTGACGTTGCTGACCGTGTGATTGACAGCCATATTAAAAACTTACGCCGTAAGATTTCAGATGCCGCTGAAACAGGCAACCGTCATGAATGGATTCAAGCGGTGTATGGCGTGGGTTACCGTTTTGAATATCCTGAAGACTAA